From the genome of Apodemus sylvaticus chromosome 3, mApoSyl1.1, whole genome shotgun sequence, one region includes:
- the Znf362 gene encoding zinc finger protein 362, producing MSRSSPSGKGPSRMAEPRFNNPYFWPPPPTMPSQLDNLVLINKIKEQLMAEKIRPPHLPPTSASSQQPLLVPPAPAESSQAVMSLPKLQQVPGLHPQSVPQPDVALHARPATSTVTGLGLSSRTPAVSTSESTPGTGTGTSTPSTPTTTSQSRLIASSPTLISGITSPPLLDSIKTIQGHGLLGPPKSERGRKKIKAENPGGPPVLVVPYPILASGETAKEGKTYRCKVCPLTFFTKSEMQIHSKSHTEAKPHKCPHCSKSFANASYLAQHLRIHLGVKPYHCSYCDKSFRQLSHLQQHTRIHTGDRPYKCPHPGCEKAFTQLSNLQSHQRQHNKDKPYKCPNCYRAYSDSASLQIHLSAHAIKHAKAYCCSMCGRAYTSETYLMKHMSKHTVVEHLVSHHSPQRTESPGIPVRISLI from the exons ATGAGTAGAAGTTCACCAAGTGGGAAAGGACCCTCTAG GATGGCCGAGCCTCGATTTAACAACCCGTACTTCtggccccctcctcccaccatgcccagccag CTGGACAACCTGGTCCTGATTAACAAGATCAAAGAGCAGCTGATGGCCGAGAAGATCCGGCCGCCTCACCTGCCACCCACCTCAGCCTCATCACAGCAGCCACTGCTAGTGCCCCCCGCGCCCGCCGAGAGCAGCCAGGCGGTCATGTCGCTGCCCAAGCTGCAGCAGGTGCCGGGGCTGCACCCGCAGTCCGTGCCGCAGCCCGACGTGGCGCTGCACGCGAGGCCGGCCACCAGCACAGTCACAG GTCTGGGGCTTTCCTCCCGGACCCCTGCTGTGAGTACATCCGAGTCAACCCCAGGCACCGGCACAGGCACCAGTACCCCATccacacccaccaccaccagccaGAGCCGCCTCATCGCCTCGTCCCCCACCCTCATCTCAGGGATCACCAGCCCCCCCCTCCTGGACTCCATCAAGACAATCCAGGGCCACGGCCTGCTTGGCCCCCCCAAGTCTGAACGCGGCCGCAAAAAGATCAAGGCAGAGAATCCAGGGGGCCCCCCTGTTCTTGTTGTCCCCTACCCCATCCTGGCCTCCGGTGAGACCGCCAAGGAGGGCAAGACATACAG GTGTAAGGTGTGCCCGCTCACCTTTTTCACCAAGTCTGAGATGCAGATCCACTCCAAGTCGCACACCGAGGCCAAGCCCCACAAGTGCCCGCACTGCTCTAAGTCCTTCGCCAACGCGTCCTACCTGGCCCAGCACCTGCGCATCCACCTGGGCGTCAAGCCCTACCACTGCTCCTACTGTGACAAGTCCTTCCGGCAACTCTCCCACCTCCAGCAGCACACCAG AATCCACACAGGCGACAGACCCTACAAGTGCCCGCATCCTGGCTGCGAAAAGGCTTTCACTCAGCTATCCAACCTCCAA TCTCACCAGCGCCAGCACAATAAGGACAAGCCCTACAAATGTCCCAACTGCTACCGGGCCTACTCAGACTCCGCCTCCCTCCAGATCCACCTCTCCGCCCACGCCATCAAGCACGCCAAGGCCTACTGCTGCAGCATGTGCGGGCGGGCCTACACCTCG